A single genomic interval of bacterium harbors:
- a CDS encoding FadR/GntR family transcriptional regulator gives MVVFKPVRQGRISEEVAQQLKESILLGSFKPGDRLPSERDLAYQFRVSRVVIREALRALENLGFILTRQGSSGGAFVTELTFERLSRAFLDLFLAGKISIPEMYEVRRLVEPEVARLAARRITPDYSERLKKALEEEELPPVSFPEDFDRKTKVHLLLAEMCGNRFFEALVRSAMELTMKVIEAVRPDPMFIHPAGLHRPIVEAVVARNPDAAAEAMRKHTAEFGETLIKMEATYRGKNSTFPLRPPGV, from the coding sequence ATGGTTGTTTTCAAACCTGTTAGACAAGGCAGGATCTCGGAGGAGGTAGCCCAGCAACTCAAGGAATCCATTCTTCTGGGTAGCTTCAAACCGGGTGACAGGCTCCCTTCGGAGAGGGACCTGGCTTACCAGTTTAGGGTCAGCAGGGTTGTCATCAGGGAGGCTCTTAGGGCATTGGAGAACCTGGGATTCATCCTGACCCGACAGGGTTCCTCAGGGGGTGCGTTTGTAACAGAATTGACCTTTGAACGCCTCTCCCGTGCATTCCTGGACCTTTTCCTGGCAGGAAAGATATCCATTCCAGAGATGTACGAGGTTAGGCGTTTGGTGGAGCCCGAGGTGGCCAGGCTGGCTGCCAGGCGAATAACACCGGATTATTCGGAGCGTTTGAAAAAAGCCTTGGAAGAAGAAGAACTGCCACCGGTTTCATTTCCCGAGGATTTTGACCGCAAGACAAAGGTTCACCTGCTATTGGCCGAAATGTGCGGCAACCGATTCTTTGAAGCCCTGGTCAGGTCGGCCATGGAACTCACCATGAAGGTCATCGAGGCAGTGAGGCCTGATCCCATGTTCATCCATCCCGCAGGATTGCACCGGCCCATAGTTGAAGCCGTGGTGGCCCGCAATCCTGATGCAGCGGCTGAAGCCATGAGAAAGCATACGGCCGAGTTTGGCGAGACGCTCATAAAGATGGAGGCCACCTATCGAGGAAAGAATTCTACCTTCCCATTGCGCCCGCCAGGGGTTTGA
- a CDS encoding metal-dependent transcriptional regulator yields the protein MARPRLTPSMEDYLEALLRLEQERGVVRVKELADSLGLTNASISTAVPKLGKLGLVTYERYGPIRLTALGRLMAKKVIRREEVLVAFFFEVLGIPEQKARQEACRMEHSLSPKALQALEAFLDYLKKKSELLDGWREIYKSGKSTD from the coding sequence ATGGCACGGCCGAGACTTACTCCAAGCATGGAAGATTACCTGGAGGCCCTCCTCAGATTGGAGCAGGAAAGAGGAGTGGTCAGAGTCAAGGAATTGGCTGATTCCCTGGGGCTGACCAATGCCAGCATCTCCACAGCCGTACCCAAACTGGGTAAGCTCGGCCTTGTTACCTACGAACGCTACGGTCCCATCCGGCTCACTGCTTTGGGCCGCCTCATGGCCAAAAAGGTCATTCGACGTGAAGAGGTGCTGGTTGCTTTCTTTTTTGAAGTCTTGGGAATTCCGGAACAGAAGGCACGTCAGGAAGCATGTCGGATGGAGCATTCCTTGAGTCCCAAAGCCCTTCAGGCATTGGAGGCCTTCTTGGACTACCTTAAGAAGAAATCCGAATTGTTGGACGGATGGCGGGAAATTTATAAGTCCGGGAAAAGCACCGATTGA
- a CDS encoding class I adenylate-forming enzyme family protein — protein MNFAKSLEISASFFPHRPALRQEAVELTYSEFNQRANRVATALLRIGLRPGEHVALYAPNSIDWVVFYYAVLKAGCVAVTLSHLLTQEELARLLEHCEPKAIFTEGSKLGTLEKFRGPDGLQNVICQDGDLDLQALMDMGTPSFEAMDRHRKDTAAVLYTGGTTGVPKGVMLTHEGIDFSSHSIAHFERSTENDSALCFMPFNHVFGQIHIMNATVVSAGCLEILQGFDMDRIVDAMQGGRVTKFYAVPTVYVRLLGLPDLESKLGNLRYCFSAAASMAMDTVRKWKERTNITIAESYGMTEAMPVTYNHYYRHVVGSVGQTVQGVEVQIRDEAGNILDRGATGEICIRGPVVMKGYLKNPEGTRSAFHPDGWLRSGDVGRFDENNYLYIVDRIKDLIITGGENVYPREVEELIYTLSGVESCAVVGLPDREWGERVTAFIVPRPGYTIVPDEVKKFLKAHLSPFKVPKEYFVVKDLPKSPAGKILKREIKRRFLESSSGNSHWDGFDKG, from the coding sequence ATGAATTTTGCCAAGAGCTTGGAAATCTCAGCCAGTTTTTTCCCGCACAGGCCAGCCTTGCGTCAGGAGGCAGTGGAGCTCACCTATAGTGAATTCAACCAAAGAGCAAACCGTGTGGCTACCGCCTTGCTGCGAATAGGCTTGAGACCAGGGGAGCATGTGGCCCTTTACGCCCCTAACTCCATAGACTGGGTCGTCTTTTACTATGCTGTGCTCAAGGCAGGATGCGTGGCAGTCACCCTCTCGCACCTGCTCACTCAAGAGGAACTGGCTCGTCTCCTGGAGCATTGCGAACCCAAAGCAATCTTCACTGAAGGTAGCAAACTGGGGACTCTGGAGAAATTCAGGGGACCAGATGGCTTGCAAAATGTTATCTGCCAGGACGGAGACCTGGATCTCCAAGCTCTCATGGACATGGGGACCCCATCCTTCGAAGCCATGGACAGGCACAGGAAAGACACTGCCGCAGTCCTATACACAGGGGGCACAACCGGAGTTCCCAAAGGCGTAATGCTTACCCATGAGGGCATAGATTTCTCTAGCCACAGCATAGCCCACTTCGAGCGTTCCACGGAAAACGACAGTGCCTTATGCTTCATGCCCTTCAATCATGTCTTCGGGCAGATCCACATAATGAATGCCACCGTAGTGAGCGCAGGGTGCCTAGAGATCTTACAGGGATTTGACATGGATCGTATCGTGGATGCCATGCAAGGAGGTAGAGTCACGAAGTTCTACGCCGTTCCCACGGTCTATGTGCGCTTGCTGGGCCTGCCTGACCTAGAAAGTAAGCTAGGAAATTTGCGCTATTGTTTCTCGGCTGCTGCCAGCATGGCTATGGACACAGTAAGAAAATGGAAGGAGCGAACCAATATCACCATAGCCGAATCCTACGGCATGACTGAGGCCATGCCAGTCACTTACAACCACTATTACAGGCACGTTGTGGGATCTGTGGGGCAAACGGTCCAAGGGGTAGAGGTGCAAATAAGGGACGAAGCCGGAAACATTCTGGACCGAGGTGCCACGGGAGAAATCTGCATACGCGGCCCCGTGGTAATGAAAGGTTATCTGAAAAACCCCGAAGGCACTCGCTCGGCGTTTCACCCTGACGGTTGGCTTCGCTCAGGGGATGTGGGCCGCTTTGACGAGAACAACTATCTGTACATAGTGGACCGCATCAAGGATCTGATAATCACGGGGGGGGAGAACGTGTACCCTCGCGAGGTGGAAGAGCTTATTTACACCTTGTCCGGGGTGGAGTCTTGTGCTGTGGTTGGGCTGCCGGACCGGGAATGGGGTGAGCGGGTCACAGCCTTCATAGTCCCAAGGCCAGGCTACACAATAGTGCCAGATGAGGTGAAGAAGTTCCTAAAAGCCCACCTTTCTCCTTTCAAGGTGCCCAAGGAATATTTTGTTGTGAAAGATCTGCCCAAGAGTCCGGCGGGCAAGATCCTGAAAAGGGAGATCAAGAGGAGATTCTTGGAAAGCTCCTCGGGAAACAGCCATTGGGACGGATTCGACAAAGGGTGA
- a CDS encoding zinc ribbon domain-containing protein: MPVYEYRCKKCKKEFTVTMSISEKENKKVTCPSCKKGSVEQLITPFMTKTSRKS, translated from the coding sequence ATGCCTGTTTACGAGTACCGCTGCAAGAAGTGCAAAAAAGAGTTCACGGTGACCATGTCCATCTCAGAGAAAGAGAACAAGAAGGTGACCTGTCCATCCTGCAAGAAGGGGAGTGTAGAACAGCTCATAACCCCTTTCATGACCAAGACCTCCCGAAAAAGCTGA
- a CDS encoding DUF4292 domain-containing protein — MNPGVFSLLNTGLRWLMLALLVLAAPACAPKALVRPGSVPSAQELLERLQAQDSGIRTLQATGSLKWTREGERQSVDQALILSRPGSLRLEALSPMGPSVLSMSISRGVAQVYVPGEKRALSGAASDKIMERLFALPMKVDEVLAVLCGRPPLCARVSSVEARAEAGVWILELDCQDSGLHQQLRLDPAHGDPMGMVVLSPSGQLLVSISWSGFRKVDDLRLPTEIRVELPAKASRVELRLRELDPNLPIPEERFRLEIPKEIQVEPLS, encoded by the coding sequence ATGAACCCGGGGGTCTTTTCTTTGCTCAACACAGGCTTGAGGTGGCTAATGCTGGCGCTACTGGTCCTGGCAGCCCCGGCATGCGCTCCCAAGGCTTTGGTGCGGCCGGGTTCTGTGCCCTCTGCACAGGAGTTGCTTGAGAGGCTACAGGCCCAGGACTCCGGGATAAGGACCCTCCAAGCCACGGGGAGTCTCAAGTGGACGCGAGAGGGAGAAAGACAGTCCGTGGATCAAGCGCTAATACTCAGCAGGCCGGGAAGCCTTCGCTTGGAAGCCCTGTCTCCCATGGGCCCTTCGGTCTTGAGCATGTCCATAAGCAGGGGAGTTGCCCAAGTATACGTGCCAGGGGAAAAAAGAGCTCTCTCAGGAGCTGCCTCAGATAAGATCATGGAAAGGCTTTTCGCCCTGCCCATGAAGGTGGATGAAGTATTGGCAGTACTGTGCGGCAGACCTCCTCTTTGTGCAAGGGTCTCTTCGGTTGAGGCCAGGGCCGAGGCCGGAGTGTGGATTCTGGAGCTGGACTGCCAGGATTCAGGCCTTCATCAACAGCTTCGTTTGGACCCAGCTCATGGGGACCCCATGGGAATGGTTGTCCTTTCTCCTTCAGGGCAGTTGCTTGTGAGCATCTCCTGGTCGGGTTTCAGAAAAGTAGATGACTTGAGACTTCCAACTGAAATAAGGGTCGAACTGCCTGCCAAGGCCAGCCGCGTAGAGTTAAGGCTCAGGGAACTGGACCCGAATCTGCCCATCCCGGAAGAAAGGTTTCGTCTGGAAATACCCAAAGAGATCCAGGTGGAACCCCTCTCCTGA
- a CDS encoding response regulator produces MRQQTVLVVEDEEDILELVAYNMERAGFRVLKARDGEVAMGLVFREKPDLVVLDIMLPKMDGKELCRRIRQNENTRNIPIIMLTALAEEVDRIVGFELGADDYLPKPFSPKELVLRVRAILRRKEEATRGLEILRFPGMLIDPEGYRVEVQGKEIALTVTEFKLLHHLAAHAGKIQSRDVLLDRVWGYSYEGYARTVDTHIRRLRQKLGPAKGCIETLRGVGYRFRI; encoded by the coding sequence GTGAGGCAACAAACGGTTTTGGTTGTAGAGGATGAAGAAGACATCTTGGAACTTGTGGCCTATAACATGGAGCGGGCAGGTTTTCGTGTGTTGAAGGCCAGGGACGGGGAAGTGGCCATGGGTTTGGTTTTTAGGGAGAAGCCGGATCTGGTGGTTCTGGATATAATGCTTCCCAAAATGGACGGCAAAGAGCTATGCCGTAGAATAAGGCAAAATGAGAACACCAGGAATATTCCAATCATAATGCTCACTGCCTTGGCAGAAGAGGTGGACCGAATCGTTGGCTTTGAGCTGGGGGCTGACGATTACCTGCCAAAGCCTTTCAGCCCTAAAGAACTTGTGCTACGGGTGCGTGCCATCTTGAGGCGCAAAGAGGAGGCAACCAGGGGCCTGGAGATACTTCGTTTCCCAGGCATGCTCATTGATCCTGAGGGCTACAGGGTAGAGGTGCAAGGCAAGGAAATAGCTCTCACCGTAACGGAGTTCAAACTCCTACACCATCTGGCCGCCCATGCAGGGAAAATACAAAGCAGGGATGTCTTGTTGGACCGGGTGTGGGGCTATTCATACGAAGGTTACGCCAGGACAGTTGACACCCACATAAGAAGGCTTAGACAGAAGCTGGGACCAGCCAAGGGTTGTATTGAGACCTTGCGGGGGGTCGGCTATCGCTTCAGGATTTGA
- the feoB gene encoding ferrous iron transport protein B, translating into MDHSILGEQGSMKKLLLVGNPNVGKSVLFSSLTGRYVTVSNYPGTTVEVSRGNARLLGRLWQVIDTPGVNNLLPHSEDERVTRDLLMEEGGHKVIQVADAKNLRRALLITLELAEMGLNQILVLNMEDEARDLGIQIDVHKLSEVLGIPVVTTVATRKKGLDRVIQSLEKMRVGSCTTSFAPEIEQAVADLEPLLPEAPISRRSLALMLLCGDETLSAWLNARVTERDVARIEQICRALQTKYEEPVAYVVNRQRLLKADQIVDQVMRKGIQEFPRRFQRIGDFSMHPIWGLPILLTVLFLIYLVVGRFGAGFLVDLIENEFFGQVLVPWTQKAAQLIPIAFLRDLLVGQYGLVTMALTYALAIVLPIVGTFFFAFGVLEDSGYMPRLAVLVNKAFKLVGLSGKAVLPLLLGLGCDTMATLTARILDTKRERILVTLLLALGVPCSAQLGVILGMLGGLSMGAVLIWAGVVMATMLLVGFLAARVLPGEEGAFVLEIPPMRVPQLRNVLVKTTARVEWYLKEAVPLFILATLILFILDRIGVLETLQSTFQPLVSSWLGLPQRTTEAFLIGFLRRDYGAAGLYSLSRQGELDPIQVLVSLVTITLFVPCVANLMMIFKERGWRTAVSIVLVVFPVAFGVGGLLNHVLRWTGWTP; encoded by the coding sequence GTGGACCATTCCATATTGGGTGAGCAGGGCTCCATGAAAAAGCTTTTGCTTGTGGGCAACCCCAACGTGGGCAAAAGCGTTCTTTTCTCTTCCCTTACCGGGAGGTACGTTACGGTCTCCAACTACCCCGGCACTACTGTGGAGGTCAGCCGCGGCAATGCCAGACTCTTGGGCAGGCTCTGGCAGGTCATAGACACCCCTGGGGTGAACAATCTTTTGCCCCATTCAGAGGATGAGAGGGTAACAAGAGATTTGCTCATGGAGGAAGGCGGGCACAAGGTTATTCAAGTGGCAGACGCCAAGAACCTTCGCCGGGCCCTGCTCATAACCCTAGAGCTGGCAGAGATGGGGCTGAATCAGATTTTGGTCTTGAACATGGAGGATGAGGCCCGTGACCTGGGTATACAGATAGATGTTCACAAGCTCTCGGAAGTCTTGGGCATCCCCGTGGTCACCACCGTGGCCACCAGAAAAAAGGGTCTAGACCGGGTGATCCAATCCTTGGAAAAGATGAGGGTAGGCTCCTGCACCACAAGCTTTGCCCCTGAAATAGAGCAGGCCGTGGCAGATTTGGAGCCCCTTCTACCCGAGGCTCCCATCAGCCGCAGATCTCTTGCCCTAATGCTGCTATGTGGAGATGAGACCCTTTCTGCTTGGCTGAATGCCCGAGTCACAGAAAGAGATGTGGCACGCATAGAGCAGATATGCAGGGCTCTACAGACCAAGTACGAGGAACCCGTAGCCTATGTTGTCAACAGGCAGAGGCTCCTGAAGGCCGACCAGATAGTTGATCAGGTCATGCGCAAGGGCATCCAGGAATTTCCCAGGCGTTTTCAACGCATTGGGGACTTCTCCATGCACCCCATATGGGGCCTCCCGATTCTCTTGACAGTTCTCTTTCTAATTTACCTGGTGGTGGGACGTTTTGGGGCAGGCTTCCTGGTGGATCTCATAGAGAATGAATTCTTCGGCCAAGTTCTGGTTCCTTGGACACAGAAGGCAGCTCAACTAATACCCATTGCTTTCTTGAGGGATCTGTTGGTGGGCCAATATGGCCTTGTAACCATGGCCTTGACTTACGCCTTGGCCATAGTTCTTCCCATAGTAGGCACCTTCTTCTTTGCCTTCGGCGTACTGGAGGACTCGGGCTACATGCCTCGTCTGGCAGTCCTTGTTAACAAGGCATTCAAGTTGGTGGGACTGAGTGGAAAAGCGGTGCTTCCTTTGTTATTGGGCTTGGGCTGCGACACCATGGCAACCCTCACGGCCAGGATCTTGGACACCAAGAGGGAACGTATCCTGGTGACTCTGCTCCTGGCCCTGGGGGTGCCCTGCTCGGCACAGCTTGGGGTAATTCTGGGCATGTTAGGAGGGCTCTCCATGGGGGCAGTTCTCATCTGGGCAGGAGTGGTAATGGCCACCATGCTTCTGGTGGGATTCCTGGCGGCAAGGGTGCTCCCTGGTGAGGAAGGAGCCTTTGTCCTGGAGATCCCTCCCATGAGGGTTCCTCAGCTGAGAAACGTCCTGGTGAAAACCACGGCCAGGGTAGAGTGGTATTTGAAAGAAGCAGTACCTCTATTCATCTTGGCGACCCTCATATTGTTCATCCTGGATCGAATCGGTGTGCTGGAAACTCTTCAGAGTACCTTCCAGCCCCTGGTGAGTTCCTGGTTAGGCCTTCCACAACGCACAACAGAGGCCTTTCTCATTGGTTTTCTCAGAAGAGACTATGGAGCAGCGGGCCTTTACTCCCTTTCCAGGCAGGGGGAGCTGGATCCCATACAGGTACTGGTGAGCCTGGTGACCATAACATTGTTTGTGCCCTGTGTGGCGAATCTCATGATGATCTTCAAAGAAAGGGGTTGGCGAACGGCCGTTTCCATAGTGCTGGTAGTGTTTCCTGTGGCTTTTGGAGTCGGCGGATTGCTCAACCATGTGCTGAGGTGGACTGGATGGACACCCTGA
- a CDS encoding Rid family detoxifying hydrolase, which translates to MEKKVVKSSGAPSPIGPYEQAIVAGSLLFTSGQIGIDPHTGALVQGGVEAQAERVFKSLLAILEAAGSSPQDVLKVNLYLTDLKDFSSVNKIYERFFGSNPPARTTVQVSGLPMGAALEADLIARVGAGV; encoded by the coding sequence ATGGAAAAGAAGGTTGTCAAAAGCTCAGGGGCTCCATCACCCATAGGGCCTTATGAACAGGCAATAGTGGCCGGATCACTTCTTTTTACCTCGGGGCAGATTGGGATAGATCCCCACACAGGGGCCCTCGTGCAAGGAGGGGTGGAGGCACAGGCAGAGCGGGTTTTCAAGTCCCTTCTGGCCATACTAGAGGCAGCCGGCTCTTCTCCTCAAGATGTATTGAAGGTGAATCTTTATCTGACTGATCTCAAAGATTTCTCATCGGTAAACAAGATTTATGAACGCTTTTTCGGATCCAATCCCCCGGCTCGCACCACTGTGCAGGTCTCTGGACTCCCTATGGGGGCGGCTTTGGAAGCCGATCTCATAGCCAGGGTAGGGGCAGGGGTGTAA
- a CDS encoding tetratricopeptide repeat protein — protein sequence MTLVTRLIPMLLGMLLVWSGCTSSFRGGQAASVLSLDPDLQLSSRAAYHTLMSFLMSRDGKKGDALEHLRKAIEADPDSAYLRFLLAHQLAQNGSVEEALSEAHKAVSLAPEDVRGLMLLSELQLSRAMTEEAMGNYRRILQIDPGNLEAAIRLVNLLREKKLYGEAVEVLEKTATARPKDPLGAYYMAKLQEEMRDVEAAAHWFRKALAINPGFTTAYLELAALYEAAKRWEEACAVYKELLDLEPGNQRAMARLGQLLIMQDRFQEATGLFERLKQMHPASGEIRLKVGLLYLELKRYEEAVKEFQENLAQGIKVEHSRFYLGVALEEAGQTSRAMEEFRRIPHTSELYAEAVVHMAGILEKKGNMEEAIEEVQKARQAAPAEELLVRYLARLYTKARRFQEAVELVKKALEEDPNNARLHFALGVAYDKAGDSASTIRQMEEVIRIEPDNADALNYLGYTLAVQGIRLEEAEQYIRRALQKRPNDGYIIDSLGWVFFQQGKLEQAIKELERAVELVPADPIILEHLGDALLKKGEFHRTIELYKRSLQLDSEERTEAQKEMLKRKLQELLERQK from the coding sequence ATGACTTTGGTAACGAGATTGATCCCAATGCTATTGGGCATGCTGCTTGTATGGAGTGGCTGCACTTCCTCTTTCAGGGGGGGACAGGCAGCCAGCGTGCTTTCTCTGGATCCAGACCTGCAGCTCAGTTCCAGGGCCGCATACCACACGCTCATGAGCTTCTTGATGTCCAGAGATGGCAAGAAAGGCGATGCCTTGGAGCATTTGCGAAAGGCCATAGAGGCGGATCCTGATTCTGCTTACCTGAGGTTTCTGTTGGCACACCAACTGGCCCAGAATGGTTCTGTGGAAGAGGCCCTCAGTGAGGCTCATAAGGCTGTGTCTTTGGCCCCCGAAGATGTGAGGGGCCTTATGCTCTTATCCGAGCTGCAGTTGAGCAGGGCCATGACCGAGGAAGCCATGGGCAACTACAGGCGAATTCTGCAGATCGACCCTGGGAATCTGGAAGCGGCCATCAGATTGGTGAACCTTCTGCGGGAAAAGAAGCTCTACGGTGAAGCCGTGGAAGTACTGGAAAAAACAGCCACTGCTAGACCTAAAGACCCCTTGGGGGCTTATTATATGGCCAAGCTGCAAGAGGAGATGAGGGACGTGGAAGCAGCGGCTCATTGGTTCAGGAAAGCTTTGGCCATAAACCCAGGTTTTACAACCGCTTACCTGGAACTAGCTGCTCTTTATGAAGCGGCCAAGCGCTGGGAAGAGGCCTGCGCAGTATACAAAGAATTGCTGGATCTGGAGCCAGGAAATCAGAGGGCCATGGCCAGGCTTGGCCAGCTCTTGATCATGCAGGATAGGTTCCAGGAAGCCACCGGGCTTTTCGAAAGACTCAAGCAGATGCATCCGGCAAGCGGAGAGATCCGCCTGAAGGTGGGTCTGCTCTATCTGGAACTCAAACGTTACGAGGAGGCTGTCAAGGAATTCCAGGAGAACCTAGCCCAGGGGATAAAGGTAGAGCATAGCCGCTTTTACCTGGGGGTGGCCTTGGAGGAGGCAGGCCAGACATCGAGGGCAATGGAAGAGTTCAGACGCATACCCCACACATCTGAGCTTTATGCTGAGGCCGTGGTACACATGGCAGGCATATTGGAGAAGAAGGGTAATATGGAGGAAGCCATAGAGGAAGTCCAGAAGGCCAGGCAGGCCGCCCCTGCAGAGGAACTCCTGGTAAGGTACCTGGCCAGGCTCTACACCAAGGCCAGGCGGTTTCAGGAGGCCGTGGAGTTGGTGAAAAAGGCCCTTGAGGAAGATCCCAACAATGCCAGGCTTCACTTTGCCCTGGGAGTGGCATACGACAAGGCAGGTGACAGTGCCTCCACTATCCGGCAAATGGAAGAGGTGATTAGAATCGAACCCGACAATGCCGATGCCCTCAATTACCTGGGTTATACTCTGGCGGTGCAGGGGATTCGCCTGGAAGAAGCAGAGCAGTACATAAGAAGGGCTCTGCAAAAAAGGCCCAATGACGGTTACATCATAGACAGTCTCGGCTGGGTGTTCTTCCAGCAGGGCAAGCTGGAACAAGCCATCAAGGAATTGGAGCGGGCCGTGGAGTTAGTCCCCGCAGATCCCATTATCCTGGAACACCTGGGTGACGCTTTGCTTAAGAAGGGAGAGTTTCACAGGACCATAGAGCTTTACAAGAGATCCCTGCAGCTGGATTCAGAAGAGCGCACAGAGGCCCAGAAGGAAATGCTCAAGAGAAAATTGCAGGAACTGCTGGAGAGACAGAAATGA
- a CDS encoding ATP-binding protein, with protein sequence MDKMGDRVLQRFSLKKRVFLVCGGLVLIFAAGGLYWLGEIQEEMVREASRYLGRQSSVMKELLKSNHPQWSSLHSMDPLADWLGSGFQLRVTLVLPDGKVVGDSQVPIEQIPLLENHGDRMEVREALRSGSGSSIRYSNTLGVDLLYVASLIGSPEDPQMVVRVAMPLEEVYSASQKPRMMILAGAILGLALSLLAAHLVAKASGKELGNLAKKIRQMAKEGLEKPEGLGYGASEVSSIDRALETLGFHVAAKIRELKEARDSMETLIQGMVEGVLLTDAGGRILLVNKALSKLMEPRVDPIGKTAAEVFRQADLQEALESCISQGQSQSLEIRTSGTPTRNLEVQVAPVGGKGAVAVFHDVTEQRRIEQIRRDLVASASHELKTPLAAVRASVETLVEGALEDPPQARRFLEIIQRHVLRLEKILGDLLELSRLESGTGGPKRELVRLGDLAETALEAVTELAHAKGLQLLKQLPQTEVLVQGNQRQLEQALVNLLENAVNYTEAGGRVSLRVGLEGKEACITVEDTGVGIPQEHLPRIFERFYRVDKNRSRGLGGTGLGLSIVKHVAQSHGGRVEVESTVGKGSIFRIILPAIEKPGVDRPPTAC encoded by the coding sequence ATGGATAAGATGGGGGATCGAGTGCTTCAACGATTCTCTTTGAAAAAAAGAGTATTTCTGGTTTGCGGGGGCTTAGTTCTTATTTTTGCCGCAGGGGGCTTGTACTGGCTTGGTGAAATCCAGGAAGAAATGGTGAGAGAGGCCTCCAGGTACCTGGGAAGGCAGTCATCTGTTATGAAGGAGCTCTTGAAGTCAAATCACCCCCAATGGTCCTCTTTGCACTCCATGGATCCATTGGCAGACTGGTTGGGATCTGGTTTTCAGCTGAGAGTGACTCTAGTGCTTCCTGATGGAAAGGTGGTAGGGGACTCCCAGGTGCCCATAGAGCAGATTCCATTGCTGGAGAATCATGGAGACCGCATGGAGGTGAGAGAGGCCCTGAGGAGTGGATCGGGTAGTTCAATAAGGTACAGCAACACCCTGGGAGTGGATCTTCTCTATGTGGCCTCCTTGATTGGGTCACCTGAAGATCCTCAGATGGTTGTGCGCGTGGCAATGCCTTTGGAAGAGGTGTATTCAGCGTCTCAAAAACCTCGGATGATGATTCTGGCAGGTGCAATCCTGGGACTGGCTTTGAGTTTACTGGCTGCCCACTTGGTGGCCAAGGCAAGCGGGAAAGAGCTGGGGAATCTTGCCAAGAAAATCAGGCAGATGGCCAAAGAGGGCCTGGAGAAACCTGAGGGGTTAGGTTACGGGGCCTCGGAAGTGAGCAGCATTGACAGGGCCCTTGAGACATTGGGGTTTCATGTGGCAGCAAAGATAAGGGAGCTCAAAGAGGCTCGCGACAGCATGGAAACTCTTATCCAGGGAATGGTGGAAGGGGTTTTGCTAACCGATGCTGGAGGCAGGATTCTTCTTGTCAACAAAGCTTTGTCCAAGTTGATGGAGCCTCGTGTGGATCCCATAGGAAAGACTGCGGCAGAGGTCTTCAGACAGGCTGATCTACAGGAAGCTTTGGAAAGCTGCATTTCCCAAGGACAGAGTCAATCCCTGGAAATCAGAACATCTGGAACTCCCACAAGGAACCTGGAGGTGCAAGTAGCTCCTGTTGGGGGGAAAGGGGCTGTGGCGGTATTCCACGATGTGACGGAACAAAGACGAATAGAGCAGATAAGAAGAGATCTGGTGGCAAGCGCCTCCCATGAGCTCAAAACCCCATTGGCAGCGGTGAGGGCATCGGTGGAGACTCTTGTAGAGGGAGCCCTGGAGGATCCACCCCAGGCCAGGCGTTTTCTTGAGATCATACAACGCCATGTGCTTCGCCTTGAGAAGATCCTGGGGGATCTGCTGGAGCTCTCCAGGCTGGAATCAGGCACCGGAGGGCCCAAAAGGGAGCTTGTCAGGTTGGGAGATTTGGCCGAGACTGCCCTCGAAGCCGTCACAGAGCTGGCTCACGCCAAGGGCTTGCAACTGTTAAAGCAACTGCCCCAAACCGAGGTTTTGGTACAGGGAAATCAACGCCAGCTGGAACAGGCTTTGGTAAACCTCCTGGAAAATGCCGTGAATTATACCGAAGCAGGAGGTAGAGTGTCACTGAGGGTCGGTTTGGAGGGAAAAGAGGCATGCATCACAGTGGAGGACACGGGTGTGGGGATTCCCCAAGAGCATCTTCCTCGCATCTTCGAGAGGTTTTACCGTGTAGACAAGAACAGATCCAGGGGCTTGGGCGGAACAGGTCTGGGCCTATCCATTGTGAAACATGTGGCACAAAGCCATGGTGGAAGGGTGGAAGTGGAAAGCACCGTGGGCAAGGGAAGCATCTTTAGGATCATACTGCCTGCCATTGAGAAGCCAGGAGTTGATCGACCACCCACAGCTTGTTGA